In a genomic window of Coregonus clupeaformis isolate EN_2021a chromosome 27, ASM2061545v1, whole genome shotgun sequence:
- the LOC121541868 gene encoding signal-induced proliferation-associated protein 1-like isoform X1: MQSDDLFLRKFCRQRPRPPLTTVNFDSKREGGVRARVVAGEWPPRRDGTDGESLTTLSCVGLNLRSVGRGHIMQRSNSDVTLGDLDSSGKAGGKATRAVGEKAGAGAQEDSGVVLHREYGSLSSLERQIGLSGTQELSAEDQGALTPNALRFKDPFLLLGLQGTPPEPDGFFRALSAPAGDTPKPAKPPKPEGLSKKAKPSPPQIPQPGPNDNLGGGAWVRNFAHYDVQSILFDLTEAASNRDSIGRKKNITSGASAASTMRPLTQATPSSPSQSGGGGGGAVEDSEQCLLDEGDGNDNELLLSCPHFRNEMGGEERAGLGCTQGRGGLWLSLRNPNDAVSVLEEPRESHVQQQGKSNYFIEHADLGAHYYRKYFYMKDHQNFFGMDDRFGPVAISFRREEKEGSSGAQYNYRIIFRTTELKTLRGSILEESVPSAARHTTPRGLSPKRLLEFIIPELNLHCLRLASTSPKVRDTLLKLDEQGLNFQRKVGVMYCRAGQSSEEDMYNNESSGPAFEEFLDLLGERVNLKGWEKYRAQLDTKTDSTGTQSLYTHYQDYEVMFHVSTMLPYTANNTQQLLRKRHIGNDIVTIVFQEPGALPFTPKAIRSHFQHVFIIVQVEQSCSDHTYYRVAVTRSKDIPLFGPLFPKGARFPRSPAFRDFLLAKAVNAENAAEKAEKFRSMATRTRQEYLKDLAENYVTTTPIDSSTKFPLLSLGSKRKDKLKGAKGAELHSAGALVWAVMATSGNEEETGGHKLPCLLGVSAESVVLIERYTRRVVFNCCCRDVIGWKAVIDSRAIGGPCLDIFYERGEAVSISVMDSQAEEIREMVQRLELVTRGCEAREVTPLRDGVGQPGFLMSEEGFVTDLQRFGYAESGGLQLGARVVRLCGHALVHLGPEERARLLRTAHKIHITVIPPDENGKPRRSFSELYQKAIQDAERKPGEGQSGEAWVLDEREEEEEEEMEEEEREQGEGKEAETMEGPAEGGEAEDRLSETGQGEEDQGDQGSLLSPPSLPLLRATSLQDHPLNQTVEITPSQLTRSYSLERHPSCRDICDGHVYDNVGVMVKHHIYENPGELRDATPGLILGVKPKVPLDEEQFVGAELGEEKASASDPSLSSTRLSCLDRAERNSRALSLHNSITKILSETTDSSEEEWQSIADLATACRSILEALSREAGDGTQGADSVTDGKLKDMKESDSPGHLEEKVSQLEAMLKRLQDDLQKEKEDKAVLQAEVQSLRQNNQRLQEESQSTVARLIKVTELLCNVNKPC; this comes from the exons ATGCAGTCTGACGACCTCTTCCTACGCAAGTTCTGCCGGCAGAGACCGCGACCCCCTCTGACAACGGTCAACTTTGACTCTAAGCGGGAGGGTGGGGTGAGGGCGCGGGTGGTGGCAGGGGAGTGGCCCCCGAGGAGGGATGGGACAGATGGGGAAAGTCTTACTACCCTGAGCTGTGTGGGTCTGAACCTGAGGTCAGTGGGCCGAGGACACATCATGCAGAGAAGCAACAGTGACGTGACGCTGGGAGACCTGGACTCCTCTGGAAAGGCGGGAGGGAAGGCCACACGGGCAGTGGGGGAGAAGGCAGGTGCCGGGGCCCAGGAGGACTCAGGGGTGGTGCTGCACAGGGAGTATGGCAGTCTCTCCTCACTGGAGAGACAGATAGGTCTTTCAGGAACCCAAGAGCTGAGTGCAGAGGACCAGGGCGCTCTGACCCCCAACGCCCTCCGCTTCAAAGACCCCTTTCTGCTGCTGGGCCTACAGGGAACCCCCCCAGAGCCAGACGGCTTCTTTAGGGCTCTGTCCGCCCCCGCAGGAGACACCCCAAAACCAGCCAAGCCCCCAAAGCCTGAGGGGCTGAGCAAGAAGGCGAAGCCCTCCCCCCCACAGATCCCCCAACCAGGTCCTAATGACAACCTGGGGGGAGGAGCCTGGGTCAGGAATTTTGCCCACTATGACGTCCAGAGCATTCTGTTTGACCTCACCGAGGCGGCCAGCAACCGAGACAGCATCGGCCGCAAAAAGAACATCACCTCAGGGGCGTCAGCTGCCTCGACGATGCGCCCTCTCACCCAGGCCACGCCCTCCTCGCCCTCGCAGAGTGGGGGCGGTGGTGGGGGGGCTGTGGAGGACTCGGAACAGTGTCTGCTGGACGAGGGAGACGGCAATGACAACGAGCTGCTGCTCAGCTGCCCCCACTTCCGTAACGAGATGGGGGGTGAGGAGCGAGCGGGCCTGGGGTGTACGCAGGGCAGAGGGGGCCTGTGGCTGAGCCTGAGGAACCCCAACGATGCTGTGTCAGTACTGGAGGAACCCAGAGAGAGCCACGTCCAACAGCAGGGCAAGAGCAACTACTTCATAGAACACGCAGACCTGGGAGCCCACTACTACCGCAAATACTTCTACATGAAAG ATCATCAGAACTTCTTTGGCATGGATGACCGCTTTGGTCCAGTGGCCATCAGCTTCcgtagagaggagaaggaggggtctAGTGGAGCTCAGTATAACTACAGGATCATCTTCAGAACCACAGAG CTGAAGACTCTGCGAGGCTCCATCCTGGAGGAGTCAGTGCCCTCAGCGGCCCGCCACACCACCCCCCGGGGCCTGTCTCCTAAGAGGCTCCTGGAGTTCATCATCCCGGAGCTCAATCTCCACTGCCTGCGCCTTGCCTCCACCTCGCCCAAGGTCCGAGACACCCTGCTCAAGCTGGACGAACAAGGG ctgaaCTTCCAGAGGAAGGTGGGGGTGATGTACTGCCGTGCAGGCCAGAGCTCTGAGGAGGACATGTACAACAACGAGAGCTCGGGGCCGGCCTTCGAGGAGTTCCTGGACCTGCTGGGGGAGCGGGTGAATCTGAAGGGCTGGGAGAAATACCGCGCTCAGTTGGACACCAAGA cggaCTCCACGGGCACCCAGTCCCTCTACACACACTACCAGGACTATGAGGTGATGTTCCATGTGTCCACCATGCTGCCCTACACGGCCAACAACACACAACAG ttGCTGAGAAAGAGGCACATTGGTAATGACATAGTGACCATAGTGTTCCAGGAGCCAGGGGCTCTGCCCTTCACTCCTAAGGCCATCCGCTCCCATTTCCAACATGTCTTCATCATCGTCCAGGTGGAACAGTCCTGCTCTGACCACACCTACTACAG ggtggcAGTGACACGCTCCAAAGACATCCCACTATTTGGGCCTCTGTTCCCTAAGGGTGCTCGATTCCCCCGTTCCCCTGCCTTCAGAGACTTCCTGCTGGCGAAGGCGGTGAATGCTGAGAACGCTGCAGAGAAGGCGGAAAAGTTCCGCTCCATGGCCACGCGGACACGACAGGAGTACCTGAAGGACCTGGCAGAGAACTACGTGACCACCACGCCAATTGACTCCTCCACCAAGTTCCCCCTGCTGTCCCTGGGGAGCAAACGCAAAGACAAGCTGAAGGGGGCCAAGGGGGCAGAGCTTCACAGTGCTGGGGCGCTAGTCTGGGCTGTGATGGCCACCAGTGGGaatgaggaggagacaggaggacacAAGCTGCCCTGTCTACTGGGGGTCTCAGCTGAATCAGTGGTGCTGATCGAGAGATACACACGGAGGGTGGTGTTCAACTGCTGCTGCCGCGATGTGATTGGCTGGAAGGCGGTGATAGACAGCAGGGCCATAGGTGGGCCTTGCCTGGATATCTTCTATGAGAGGGGGGAGGCTGTGTCAATCAGTGTGATGGACAGCCAGGCGGAGGAGATACGGGAGATGGTGCAGAGACTGGAG TTGGTGACGCGGGGGTGCGAGGCACGGGAGGTGACCCCCCTGCGTGATGGGGTGGGCCAGCCAGGCTTCCTGATGAGCGAGGAGGGCTTTGTGACAGATCTGCAGCGGTTCGGCTACGCGGAGAGCGGGGGTCTGCAGCTGGGGGCGCGGGTGGTGCGTCTGTGTGGCCACGCCCTGGTGCACCTAGGACCAGAGGAGAGAGCCAGACTGCTCCGCACCGCCCACAAGATCCACATCACTGTCATTCCTCCAGATGAGAACGGCAAGCCCCGCAG GAGTTTCTCAGAGTTATACCAGAAAGCCATCCAGGATGCAGAGCGTAAGCCTGGGGAGGGCCAGTCTGGAGAGGCCTGGGTGCTGgacgagagggaggaggaggaagaggaggagatggaggaagaggaacgggaacagggagaggggaaggaggcagAGACGATGGAGGGACCAGCGGAGGGAGGAGAGGCTGAGGACAGGCTGTCAGAGACGGGACAGGGTGAGGAGGACCAGGGGGACCAgggctccctcctctccccacccaGCCTGCCTCTGTTACGGGCCACCTCCCTGCAGGACCACCCCCTCAACCAGACCGTGGAGATCACCCCCTCCCAGCTAACACGCAGCTACTCCCTAGAGAGGCACCCGTCCTGCCGGGACATATGTGATGG GCATGTGTATGACAACGTGGGTGTGATGGTGAAGCATCACATCTATGAGAACCCAGGGGAGCTGAGAGATGCCACGCCTGGCCTCATCCTGGGGGTCAAACCCAAGGTGCCCCTGGACGAGGAACAg tTTGTGGGGGCTGAGTTGGGTGAGGAGAAGGCATCAGCGAGTGACCCCTCCCTGTCCTCCACCCGGTTGTCGTGTCTGGACAGAGCGGAGAGAAACTCCCGAGCCCTGAGCCTACACAACTCCATCACCAAGA TCCTGTCAGAGACCACAGATTCCTCAGAGGAGGAGTGGCAGTCTATAGCTGATCTAGCCACAGCATGCCGCAGCATCCTAGAAGCCTTGTCACGTGAAG CAGGAGATGGGACCCAAGGAGCAGACTCCGTGACAGATGGCAAGCTAAAGGACATGAAGGAGAG TGACTCACCGGGCCACCTGGAGGAGAAGGTGTCCCAACTGGAGGCCATGCTGAAGAGGCTGCAGGACGACCTGCAAAAG GAGAAGGAGGACAAGGCGGTGCTGCAGGCCGAGGTGCAGAGCCTCAGGCAGAATAACCAGcggctgcaggaggaatcccagAGCACCGTGGCCCGCCTCATCAAAGTCACCGAGCTGCTGTGCAATGTCAACAAGCCCTGTTAA